Proteins from one Cryptomeria japonica chromosome 4, Sugi_1.0, whole genome shotgun sequence genomic window:
- the LOC131079296 gene encoding caffeic acid 3-O-methyltransferase 1-like: MASLESSMEAHLQLYEIFLTAAKPMALQAAVLLNIPDIIGSENQLSMEEIASHISASTNKPVHIDYLSRIMRLLASIGVFTEENTVDNRGIPQLKYGPTGLSKLLANNEAQQSCAPTLLFLNQNIMAQAYQFLHDTVIDGSQAFTKANGMNLFEYNSKNPEANRIFNEAMTAQTSSVMASVLKAYGGFKSFKSVVDVGGGAGSAISTIVNEYPHIHGINFDLPHVVRTAAPAKGVQHVEGNMFEKIPSADAVFMKRILHDWDDEHCLKILKNSYDAIPEDGKVLIVDAVIDKEKGTKRQVGLMSDLLMMAGCIGGKERTEEEFKDLFHKAGFKSYSIIEIPFYHALIEVSK; encoded by the exons ATGGCTTCCTTAGAGTCTTCCATGGAGGCACATCTCCAGCTCTATGAAATATTTCTTACAGCAGCCAAGCCCATGGCCCTTCAAGCAGCTGTCTTGCTTAACATTCCTGACATTATTGGTAGTGAAAACCAGCTCTCCATGGAGGAAATTGCTTCCCATATTTCTgcttccacaaacaaacctgtccACATAGACTACCTTTCTAGAATCATGAGGCTTCTGGCTTCCATTGGAGTCTTTACTGAAGAGAACACAGTGGATAACAGAGGCATTCCTCAATTAAAATATGGCCCAACTGGCCTCTCTAAATTGCTGGCAAATAATGAGGCGCAACAATCTTGTGCGCCCACTCTATTGTTCTTGAATCAAAATATTATGGCACAAGCTTATCAGTTTCTTCATGATACTGTCATAGATGGCAGCCAAGCATTCACCAAGGCCAATGGCATGAACCTTTTCGAGTACAATAGCAAGAATCCTGAGGCAAATAGAATATTCAATGAGGCCATGACTGCTCAGACAAGTTCTGTAATGGCTTCTGTGTTGAAGGCGTATGGTGGTTTCAAGAGCTTCAAGAGTGTGGTCGATGTTGGAGGAGGAGCAGGTTCTGCGATATCTACAATTGTTAATGAATATCCCCATATTCATGGCATCAATTTCGACCTTCCTCATGTTGTAAGGACTGCTGCTCCCGCAAAAG GAGTACAGCATGTGGAGGGTAATATGTTTGAGAAAATTCCATCAGCAGATGCAGTATTCATGAAG AGGATATTGCATGATTGGGATGATGAACattgtttgaaaattttaaagaatagcTATGACGCTATACCAGAAGATGGGAAGGTATTAATTGTGGATGCGGTCATTGATAAAGAAAAAGGAACCAAAAGACAAGTGGGACTAATGTCTGATTTATTAATGATGGCTGGTTGCATTGGTGGAAAGGAGAGAACAGAGGAGGAATTTAAGGACTTGTTTCATAAAGCAGGGTTTAAGAGTTATAGTATCATTGAAATACCTTTCTATCATGCACTTATAGAAGTTTCTAAATAG